The Opitutaceae bacterium nucleotide sequence CAGGTGCTGCCATTCCGGGATGCCCTGGTGCCAGGTCTCCAGCCAATCAGGGCCGATTGTCTTCGCCACTTCGGCATGGATCCGCTCGACGATCGGCCGGGTGACCTCCTCCGCCTGATCGTAGTACTCGAGTCCCGCGATATGGGTATCGAAATCGGAAGGCCGGGCCGCCCCGCAACTCAGGGTATGGACATGCGGATTGGCCAGACAGAAGAGGTCATTGAAGACCATGGGGTCGAGCGGCCGGCAGAGCTCGCGCAGCTTGGCCGGCGGACGGTAGAGCTGGCCGCCCTTGTCGTTGGGACTGATGATGAAGACGCCCATATCGTGGCGGGCCGCCGCTTCAATCGCCCTTGTGTTGAGCTGATTGGTGAAGTACCAATGGAGGTTCACGTACTCGAACTCGCCCGACTCGATCAGTTCGAGGATTTCATGAGGGGCCGCGTGGGTGGAGAACCCGATGTGCTTGATCCTTCCGTCCGCCTTCAACTTGCGGGCCGCCTCCAGGCATCCCCCAGGGCGCATCGCCCGGGTCATGGACTCCCGATTGTTGAGCCCATGCAGCGCAAAGAGATCCACCTGATCGACCTGCAGGTATTTCATCGAAGTCTCGAACTTCCTCAGAAAGTCCTTCGGCTTATCCTCAGGTCCCACCTTGGTCTGGAGAATATAGGATTCCCTCGGGAATAGCTTGAGGGCATAGCCCAGCTGCATCTCCGAGCTGCCATAACCCCGGGCAGTCTCGATGTGATTGATCCCGTTCTCAAGGGCGTGGGCCAGGACCCGCTCAATGTTCTCCTGGCCGGCGCGGGGGACTTTCTCCCAGGGCATGTCATTCCATTGGTCCTGGTAGCGCATCCCCCCGCAGGAGATCACGGGCATGGAGAGTTCGGTCTTTCCAAATCGTCGGTACTTCATTTTCGAGGTCCCAATCAGGCGACTGCCACGGCCTGTGGCAAGGATCGGTGTGAGAATCTGCCGGATTCTCGCCGATCAACCTTCCGGCCACGCGGAGAGGTTGCCCTCACCATCAAACGCTGGTTGGTAACCGCTGATCCACTCCACGTCCGCCCGGCCGTCAAGTTCGCTGACGACTGCGGCGGAAGCCTGGATGACCGAGGTGTGGAGCGTGTTGCGGATCCGCATCACCCGCTCACTCCCGGGCTCGAGCCGGCCGCAGGTCCGCAGGGCCAGGCGATAAGCCTCTGCATCGGTAGGCGCCACCAGGGGGGTATTGCCCCGCTCGAGAAAGCCGGAAGTCACCACGTTGGTGTAGGTTTCTTCTTCGTCGATCCTGGCCGCCAGCCTTCGGGTGATGACGTCGGCCAATCCGGTTCCGAGGGCATTGCCATGGCTGGCCTCGGTCAGGTCGCAGACCACCAGTCCGCGGATGTGCGGCGGCCCGAACTCCGGTTCCCCGGGGATGCGCAGCCGGCCGATCACATTGGTGTCCATCCCGCAGCCACTGATGTCCTTGCCCATCTCATCAACGATCAGCACATCCAGTTGCTCGACCGGGAGGCGCGGCATGTTCGCCCGGGCCACCTCCAGCAGCTCCGGCTCCCGCTCGAGGATCCGGTGGGCCGGAATCACCTCCACCTGCGCCGTTTCATCAAAGGCATTTTCGACGATGCCGATTCCGCAGAGGATCCGTCCACTGCGCAGGACCTTCGCCGCCGCGACCGGGGTCAGATCCCGGAGGCCGTGCACACCGTAGCCGTGCATGGTCTCGGCCTGCCGTCGCTTGCCCAGTCCGATGACCGACATCTTGGCCAGACCGGACTCATGGCGTCCGTGAAAATCCGTATGCGGCTTGATCCGGTTGATCAGGACAATCCCGTCGGCTCCGGCCGCATGGGCATCGAGAAAAAGCGGGTGCTCAAGGCCCGACGAATCGAGCTCAATCACCTCCATGGACGAAAGAATCGGACAACCCGCGGAAGCCTCGGTGATCCCGTAGGCGGCCAGCACCGCGGCCTGCCCCGGACCGGTGGCCCCGCCATGACTGCCCATGGCCGGGAAAATGAAGGGCTTGGCCCCCACCCGCTTCAACAGATCAACCACCGCGATGGTGATCTCCGCAATGTTGGCAATGCCCCGGCTGCCCGCCGCCACCGCAATCCGCGCACCGGGCTTGATCGACGCCAATCCGATAAACCCTGCGGTCAGGACACCAGTGAGGGAAGCCAGATCGAACTGCGGCCGTTCGCGTGAGATGCGGGCTGTCCTGAGGAGAAGTTCATTCATCCGGTTGCAGGGTGCGCGCTTAGTCTGTGAAGCGCACACCCCGGCAGAAGCTGACCTACCGGAATCGGGCAGACAAACCAATTCGCGGGGGAACCTGAAGGCGCGGAGGTCTCTTTCACAGAGGGGTGAAGAACGGGTCGGTCGCGAGAGGATCCGCCAATTCGACACGCTGCGAGAAGATGAACACATTCCCCATTTCGTTCGTATCCAGATTGCGGAGTCGGAGCATCGTTGCTTGCTGGTCCAGGTCCAGCGTCCGGAAGATCTCCGCAAAGGCCGTCGCGTAGTGAAATGACAGAAATCCGTCGAGCTCACCGTAGTGTCGACCGAGTTCGAGGACCACCTCCCGGTCAGGCGGCTCGCCTGCGAGGAATCCGCGGAGGCAGCCGGCAATCTCCCGGCGCAAGCTGACGATTTCCCTGAGCGCATCGCGTTGCCGGGGGATGATGGACTCGATCCTCGCGCGTTGATCCGGATTCAGGAGGTCGAGGAAGGCTTCGCCGGAATCACCGGTCAGGGAGGTGGAAATGTCGAAGTCCTTCTGTCCCATCGCCGGCAGATCCTTCAGGTAGAATCCGCCGAAAGTGGTGCCATGACGCTCCGGACAGAAATAGACGTCTGCGTCGATCGAGCCGGCCTGCCAGCTGAAGAACTCGCTGGCCAGGGTCAGGTAGGCCACCCCGACCATTTTGGATTCACCCCGCGGACGTTGGCGTTGCAGGGCCTCCCGGTCGACTTCGGGCCAGGAATCGAAGTCACCGAACTGCATGTCGCCGAGTCTTGCGCGTTGAGACTCTGTGAGCGAGCGGGCGACCGCCCCGAAAACCCGCGCGCGTTCAAAGGCAAGCTCGGCATCGAGGGCATAGATACGGCTGAAGTGATCGGAGACCGCGCCTGGATCAAGTGCTCCCCTTCCCTCAGGCCGTTGACCGCGCAGCTCCTGGTCAAAGGCGAGGATGACCGGCCAGCGCATCCGCGCGATCGTTTCCATCTGCAGGGCCTGGTCCCAGGATGCCTCAAGAAACAGGGCCCGTTGGTCCTCGTTGAGGATCTGCAGGACATTCCCGGCCACGCGGTTGAGGAACATCGGGTTGTGCCCCTTCCCGGCGGCATCGATGTCCCGCATGTACTGGAATCCGAAGAAATCGCTCACCTTGCCTGGCGGGATGAAAGTGTCACTGCCAAAGTCACCGGTCATGAAAGCGAGGCCGTTGAACGCGATGGTGTGGAGCTGCGCCCGGTCGGAAACCGCCTGTTCGATGGTATAGCGCCGGGCCTCAGGTCGGGCTCTCTCCGACGGTCCGGAGCCCGCCTTGCGCGATGCCTTTACAGCAGGATCGGGCCGCTTCTGGGCCACGAGCGGAAGTGGCTGGAGAACCGATAGCACGAGGGCGAGAACAGAGCAGATTCTTTCCGTTGTGGTCATGAAGGGAGAACGATTCAGGGAACTCTTGCGACGTTCTTGCCGCCCTTGCCACGTTGATTCCGGGAGCGGTTCTGCCCGGCGTCCGGCTGGTAGAGTGGGTTCGGGGTGGTCGGACACGGCGCCTTCAGGTCGCCCTGCCAGGTTCGGAGAACGGCCAGAAGCTCCGCCGCCATTCCGGGCTCGGCCTCACTGAGGTTCCGGGTCTCCCCGGGGTCCCGCGCCAGGTTGTAGAGCTCAATCCGCGCGTCCTCGAAGAATTCGATCAGCTTCATGTCCCCCTGGCGCACGGCACTGGAAGGCTTTCCGCGTCCAGCATAGCAAGGGAAGTGCCAAAAAAGGGTCGTTCGGTCGAGGGATCCCTGGCCGCGGAGTTCGTCGACCAGGCTTCTGCCGTCCAGCGGGAGCCCAGCGGGTGGCGGCAAACCGGCAAGTTCCAGCATAGTGGGAAAGAGATCGACCGAAGCGATCGGCGAGACGGATTGCCGTCCGACCGCGATGCCAGTTCCGACCGCACAGAACGGCACCCGGAGACCACCCTCGTAAAGGGTCCCCTTGCCTCCTCTGAGCGGAGCCATCGTTCGGTGATCTCCACCGTTATCCGAGGTGAAGAACAGGACGGTCTGATCTGTCAAACCCGCCGCTTCGACCTCCTGCCAGAGACGCCCGACATTTTGATCCAGCGCTTCGATCGTTGCCGCCCGCCCGGGGTCCATCGACGGTATCTCCTTCATGGATTTCTCTTCATATTTTCGAAGGAGCTCAGGCTTGGGATCGTAGGGCGCATGGGTGGCGTGGGGCGCAAGATAGACGAACCACGGGCGATCGGCGTGTTCCCGCATGAAGGCGAGGCAGGCATCGGCCAATGCGTCGGTCAGGTAGGTGCCGGTCTCGCTGAAGTAGGCATCGGTAGCGAAACCGAGGTCACGCGCCTGGACTGAACGATCGAAGCCCTGACCTTCCGGGGTGCGGGGCCCTTTCCGGCCCCGACCTAGATTCCACATCCCGAAGAAACCGGTGGCATAGCCAGCGTCCCGAAGGACTTCCGCCAGGGTCACTGCCTCCGTGGCGAGTTCCGAACGGCTGTCGGAGGCGATGATGGGGTGGTCGGGCGAGCCCGGCGCGTTTCGATCATCCACCACCGTAAAGATGCCGTGACGAGGGGGAACCTGTCCGGTCAACAGACAGGCACGAGTCGGGGCGCAATTGGGCGCACTGGCGTAAGCCTGGGAAAAGACCAGACCGCGGGCGGCCAGCGCATCGACAACCGGCGTATCGACAAACGAATTACCGGTGAAGCCCACCTCGTTCCAACCCAGGTCATCGGCGAGGACGATGATGAAGTTGGGGCGGCCCCGGGTTTCGGCCGCAAGTCCAGACGCTCGAGCCAGGCTGAGAACAAGGAGGGCAACAAAACACCTGGCGGCACGGCTGATCATGACTGACGGGGAGGACGCGAAGCCGGGGTTTTGCCGGCCTTTTCCTTCTTGTGATTCTTTCGGTCATCGGATGGATTGCGATCCGGATCATAGGCGGGATTGGGTATCGGCAACTGCGCCCCGATCGTGGACAGATGGTCCGACAATCGGCGTTTGAGGGAATCCCGGATATCGGTCTCAATCCCGCTCAGGTCGCGGGTTTCTCCGGGATCGAGAGACAGGTTGTAGAGCTCATCCGCATCAGTCTCATAGAAATGAAGGAGCTTGAAGTCGCCCTGAATGATCGCCGAGGTTGGACCCTCCGCTGACTGGTAGTGAGGGAAGTGAAAGACCAGCGCCTCCCCCGCCCGCTTCACCGAGTCTGCGTCGCCACGCAGCAACGGTCCCAGATCGCCGCCTTCGACTTCGGGTGGTAGCGGCTCCGTGGAGCCGGACCAGTGCAGGAAGGTGGGGAAGAGATCGTAACCGGCGACCGAAATGCCGCATTGGCTGCCGGCACCGATTCCGGGTCCTCTCACGATCAATGGAACCCGGATGCCACCTTCGTAAAGCGAGCCTTTTCCTCCGCTCAGACCATTCCTGTTCCGTTGCCCGCCGGAGCCATTGTCTGACATGTAGATCACATAGGTCCTGTCATCGAGACCGAGCTCACTGATCCGCGCGAGAATCCTGCCCACCCCGGTATCGAGATTCTCGGTCATGGCCGCCCGCTCTATCTCCCGTTCGTTGCGACGTGGATCCTTGGCCCGGTATTTCGCGATGGTTGCGGGAAGCGCGTTTTCGGGATAGTGCAGGGCGTGGTAGGAGAGCTGGACGAAGAAAGGTCGGTTGTCACGGGCACATTGCTCCATGAAGGCGACAGCGCGCCCGCCCATTCCGAAGATATCGACCGGATTGGGAGAGGTAAAGGGTGCGGCATCCTGGTTGTCCGTCGCTCCGTCGCTGACGTCGTAACCATGAGCCTCCGGTCCCCCGCCCCCCAGGTGCCATTTCCCGAAGTGCGCGGTGGCGTAGCCGGCCCGCTTGAGAACCTCGGCGATCGACGTTTCCGAGGCCAAGATCTGCTTGCGGCTCGCCGGAGGGACAAGAGGGTATCCGTCCGCCGCAGTCATGACCGGCGCTGCCTTGGTCCAGTGCAGGGCGGCCGGGCTTCGTCCGGTCTGGAGGCTGATCCGGGTGGGCGAGCAGACCGGGGCCGGGGCATAGGCACGACTGAAACGCATCCCCTGCGCCGCGAGTGCCTCCAGGTGGGGCGTTTCGCAGAAATCGCTGCGCGACGCGGGATTGCCAGTCTCCAATGCGACAGACAGACCAGCCCATCCCTGATCATCGGAAAGCATGAAGACGATGTTCGGCGGAAAAGAGCCGACCGTGGACTCGGACTCTTCAGGCCCGTTTCCCAATAGCGAAAGCGACAGCGCGGCCGGCGCGATCAGTCTAAGAATGCGGCCGGGCAGGAGATCGATTCCGAAACAGGATGCGGCCATCCAGGTACGGTTTCCTTCCATGGCAGAGATGACGCTTCAGGAGCTTGGCGGGTTACCAGGGCTGGGCACAATCGCCACCTTCTCGCTCGCGATCCTCGACGAACCCCCTTTTCGGATCATTCTTGATCAATGTGGTCGATCTACAGAAGAACGAGCCTTTGACCCGATTAACGGGCGAATCCGCTAGAAACCTTGACCAACCCTCCATGAGAACTTCGATTGCCACTGCAGTCATCTGCGCCTGTCTCGTCGCGAGTGCTGCGCTCGGGGACGAGGAAATCCCGGTTTTCTCAGGTCAGCCCAGCGTCCAGTATCAGGTCGATGTCAAGACCAGTCAGCGGACCCGGCTCAGTCCCGACGACACGGCCCGGAACGTCCTCGTCATTGTCAAGATAGGTGAAGACTACTTCTGGAAGACCCGGGGAAACCGGCGCGTGATCCACATCATCCCGGAAGCCGGTGACGCCCATTTCTTCATCGACCCCGACGGGGGCGGCTATGTGAAGATCATGACCCGGCCCGACGGCACCTTTGCCTACCTCGAGCAGGTCGGCCTGGAAATGACCTCCTTCATCTACTTCGGCTCGTCCAGGACATTCACGCCATAGAGGGCTGTCCGAAACACACGGAGCGTCCGAAACCGCAACGGCTACCTGGTTTCGCCCATGAGCTGCGCAACAGTCGGCTCCATCGCCTCCGCCCAGAGGGCATAACCCTTTTCCCTGGGATGCAGCAGATCCGGCATGACCTCGCGCGTCAGCACGCCGTCTTCATCAAGAAAAGCTTGGTTGATATCGAGGAAGAAAACCGTTTCGCCGTCAGCCAGTGCGGATGAAAGCCGGCTGGCTTCATCGTTCTTGGCCCACTGATCATTGTAGGTGGCGTCGTGTTCCGCATCCTGGCGCTGTGCCGCATCGCCTCGGGGAAAGATGGCCAGGATCAGGATCTTGGTTTCGGGCAGCTTCTCCCGCAAAAGGCATACGATGGCTTCAATTCCGTCGGCGATCTGCTCAGCCGTGTAGGTGTCGCCGTTGGAGTTGTTGGTGCCAATCATCAGAACAGCCAGTTTCGGATGGATGTTCTCGATTTCGCCGTTCTCCAGCCGCCAGAGAACATGCTCGGTCCGGTCGCCGCCGGAGCCCAGGTTGACCGCGTTGCGCGAGGCGTAGTAACGGTCCCAGACTTCCCTGCCCGAGTTTTCCCATCCGTGCGTGATGGAGTCCCCGATCATCAACAGATCGACATTCCCCTCCGCAATCCGGTCCAGAACGCCCTGATGGCGCTGCATCCAGCCTTCCTTTTCCGGGCGCGGCAGGGGCGTGACCGCCGCGTGAGACCCAAGGACAACGTCACAGGGTTCGACTGGATTGGCCGGCAGGCTTCCGCCCAGGAAGAGCGCGGAAACAGACCACAGCAGGAAGAGGCGCTTTGATATCATGAGGACCTTTCGAACCGACGAAAAACAATAGGGGAACGTTCCAACCCGGGCAGGTTTCAACCGGTCCGACAGTAGGGTCCGTTTTGTCTCGGGGGCAAGAGTCATTCGAGTCTTTCCCAAGCGATTCGCTGCGGCTTCCCTACCGGAAATCGGGATCGACTAATCGGAGGGAAGCAGCAGGTAGGCGGGAAATTTGCATGTGGTCACCTGAGCGACCATCTGTTCACCCTCCCCCATCCCGATCCGGGAGACCGTGCCGATTGGCGTGCAGCCTGCGAAACCGGATGTTGTTCAGCATGGCGCAGTCCCCAAACGCTTCGGATCCCAAACGGTCCAACGTGTCGTAATAGGTGACACTAGTCAGGAACCTGCAATCCGCGAAAGCGTGGTCCCCGACGCGGATGACACTGGAGGGAATCACCACGCTCTTCAGCTTGCCGTCTGCGAATGCGCGGCTCCCGATTGATGTCACCGGCTTCCCGCATAGGATTGCCGGTATGACGACATTCCCCGTGAAGTCATCCGGGAAATCGGTGATTTCGATCGATGTCACGCACTCGACATAGGTGAAATCGCCAAACTGGTCGGCATATCCTCCGGACACCGCAAAGCGGATCAACATGGCGAAGGCGAAGCCGAACTGGCACGGGCCGAGCGATTTCCGGAAGGAAGCAGCCGGGCGATTATTGGCAAGAAACCGGGGCATCGACCTCTTATGCGATAATCTCCGCAGGAACGGATCATCCGCGGCCGAAAGGCGCGGGTTTCAACCCGTTCTTCCGGCCACCACGGTGATCCTCGGTGCGTCGTCGTTGAAAGGACTGCCGGCGAGATCGCCATGCATTTCAATGATCCCCAGACCTTGCGTCTCAAACAGGGTTTTCAGGGATTCCGCACTGTAGCATTGCCTCCAGGTGAATAGTTCAAAAGCGCGGTGCGCCTCGATCACGGTGTGCTTGTCAACGGCCAGGCACTCTTCGTCGTACTTGAAGGTCGAGTTGAATTGGTGGTAGGGCTCGGATGACATGAAACCACCGGTTGGGTGCCATTCATGTTCCATCCGCCTTTCCCTGATCATCCCGTAACCCGCCATCGACTCCACGTCCAGAATGACGGCGCCGTTGTCCGCAAGAAGCCCGCGGAAGGTCTCGAGCAGACCCGCCCGCTGGTCCGGGCTCAAAACCGAGAAATCTCCGTGAATCATCGTGATCAGGTCGAACCGTTCATCGGTCTCGAACTCGAGGTAGTCCTGGCACAGATACCGAATGTCCAGCTCCCGTCGCCTTGCCTCCTCCCTCGCGAAGCGGACCGAACGCTCGGACAGATCAATCCCGGTCACGCGAGCTCCCCGCTCCGCGAATCGGCTTGTCCACAGCCCGGGACCGCAACCGAAGTCACAAATCCGGGTTCCGTCCGAGATGCCGAAGCGGGTGCCCATCCAGTTGACCGCCCGATCAATGAATTCGGCGGGAAAAGAGGCGGCATCATGGCGGGGATCGAGATGGGCCTCCAGCATGCCCTTGGAGATGTGCGGATCGTTCCACAAGATGGGCGAGGTGTACCGACTGAACGGAACCGGACGGTCCGCGATTCGGCTCAGCGCCTCAAATACCGCATCAAAGTCTTTCATGCCGTTGTTTCTCGGGGTCAACCTGACGAAAGAGCCCGGGAACGGCAATCTCCGTTGCCTCCGATCCGTTCGCGGGATGGCGCTGGGTCTCAACGACCTTTTCGCTCGCATGCCGAAATCGTAGCCGTCATCCATGGATGCGTGTCTTTGGGAGAGCGACAGATGCACATACCCCGGGTCTCCGCTGCGTCAGGCGTGTGGCCATGGCTGTCCATGGGGATTTTCGGCTCGATCCTGGTTGCGTCCGTGGCCGGCTCCGTCGCCGCGCGCGCAGCGGAAAGCGAATCGGAGGGTGTCCATCATGCGATGAGTTCACCTCCCGCGCCTCCCGCGGCGATCGCCGAACAACCCGAGAGCACACGGAAGATGATCGAGCGTCTGTCCGGCCTGGATCACGATGTCGATGAGTCCGTCATCATGTTTCTTCCCGACAAGGCGGTGGCCTATTTCGGAGACAAGGTCGAGAACGCACCGAATCCGGAAGCGGCCCTGCAGTTCAGACTCCCCTATTCGATGGCATTGCTCAACAGCGGCCAGTCCGAAGCCGCCCTGCGCGAGCTGGCCGCCCTGCGCGAGGCCTTGAAGGCGCGGGGTTACCGGCTCAAGGTCGAGGTCGAAGCGCAGCTGCTCGAGCAGGAGGCGATCGCCTGGCTTCGTTTGGGCGAGCAGCAGAACTGCCTCTACAATCACAATGCCGATTCCTGCCTCTTCCCCATCCAGGGAGGCGGCGTCCATCTCAACCCTCGGGGTTCGCGCAATGCCATCATCACGCTGGACAAGCTCCTCGAGCTCCAGCCAAGTCCGTATGCCGCCTGGCTGCTCAATGTCGCCTACATGACCCTGGGCGAGTATCCCGACGAGGTGCCGGCCAACTGGCGGCTTCCTCCGGAGGTGTTTGCTGCGGACTACGACATCGGGCGGTTTCCGGACGTGGCGGGTCCGCTCGGGCTGGACATTGACGATGTCTCCGGGTCCGTGGTCATGGAAGACTTTGATCGCGACGGGTTCCTCGACCTTCTCGTATCCGCCTGGGGATTCAAGGGTCAGCTGCGGTT carries:
- a CDS encoding sulfatase encodes the protein MISRAARCFVALLVLSLARASGLAAETRGRPNFIIVLADDLGWNEVGFTGNSFVDTPVVDALAARGLVFSQAYASAPNCAPTRACLLTGQVPPRHGIFTVVDDRNAPGSPDHPIIASDSRSELATEAVTLAEVLRDAGYATGFFGMWNLGRGRKGPRTPEGQGFDRSVQARDLGFATDAYFSETGTYLTDALADACLAFMREHADRPWFVYLAPHATHAPYDPKPELLRKYEEKSMKEIPSMDPGRAATIEALDQNVGRLWQEVEAAGLTDQTVLFFTSDNGGDHRTMAPLRGGKGTLYEGGLRVPFCAVGTGIAVGRQSVSPIASVDLFPTMLELAGLPPPAGLPLDGRSLVDELRGQGSLDRTTLFWHFPCYAGRGKPSSAVRQGDMKLIEFFEDARIELYNLARDPGETRNLSEAEPGMAAELLAVLRTWQGDLKAPCPTTPNPLYQPDAGQNRSRNQRGKGGKNVARVP
- a CDS encoding sulfatase, with the protein product MLSDDQGWAGLSVALETGNPASRSDFCETPHLEALAAQGMRFSRAYAPAPVCSPTRISLQTGRSPAALHWTKAAPVMTAADGYPLVPPASRKQILASETSIAEVLKRAGYATAHFGKWHLGGGGPEAHGYDVSDGATDNQDAAPFTSPNPVDIFGMGGRAVAFMEQCARDNRPFFVQLSYHALHYPENALPATIAKYRAKDPRRNEREIERAAMTENLDTGVGRILARISELGLDDRTYVIYMSDNGSGGQRNRNGLSGGKGSLYEGGIRVPLIVRGPGIGAGSQCGISVAGYDLFPTFLHWSGSTEPLPPEVEGGDLGPLLRGDADSVKRAGEALVFHFPHYQSAEGPTSAIIQGDFKLLHFYETDADELYNLSLDPGETRDLSGIETDIRDSLKRRLSDHLSTIGAQLPIPNPAYDPDRNPSDDRKNHKKEKAGKTPASRPPRQS
- a CDS encoding leucine-rich repeat domain-containing protein, coding for MPRFLANNRPAASFRKSLGPCQFGFAFAMLIRFAVSGGYADQFGDFTYVECVTSIEITDFPDDFTGNVVIPAILCGKPVTSIGSRAFADGKLKSVVIPSSVIRVGDHAFADCRFLTSVTYYDTLDRLGSEAFGDCAMLNNIRFRRLHANRHGLPDRDGGG
- a CDS encoding platelet-activating factor acetylhydrolase IB subunit, which translates into the protein MISKRLFLLWSVSALFLGGSLPANPVEPCDVVLGSHAAVTPLPRPEKEGWMQRHQGVLDRIAEGNVDLLMIGDSITHGWENSGREVWDRYYASRNAVNLGSGGDRTEHVLWRLENGEIENIHPKLAVLMIGTNNSNGDTYTAEQIADGIEAIVCLLREKLPETKILILAIFPRGDAAQRQDAEHDATYNDQWAKNDEASRLSSALADGETVFFLDINQAFLDEDGVLTREVMPDLLHPREKGYALWAEAMEPTVAQLMGETR
- a CDS encoding class I SAM-dependent methyltransferase, with translation MKDFDAVFEALSRIADRPVPFSRYTSPILWNDPHISKGMLEAHLDPRHDAASFPAEFIDRAVNWMGTRFGISDGTRICDFGCGPGLWTSRFAERGARVTGIDLSERSVRFAREEARRRELDIRYLCQDYLEFETDERFDLITMIHGDFSVLSPDQRAGLLETFRGLLADNGAVILDVESMAGYGMIRERRMEHEWHPTGGFMSSEPYHQFNSTFKYDEECLAVDKHTVIEAHRAFELFTWRQCYSAESLKTLFETQGLGIIEMHGDLAGSPFNDDAPRITVVAGRTG
- a CDS encoding aldo/keto reductase; translated protein: MKYRRFGKTELSMPVISCGGMRYQDQWNDMPWEKVPRAGQENIERVLAHALENGINHIETARGYGSSEMQLGYALKLFPRESYILQTKVGPEDKPKDFLRKFETSMKYLQVDQVDLFALHGLNNRESMTRAMRPGGCLEAARKLKADGRIKHIGFSTHAAPHEILELIESGEFEYVNLHWYFTNQLNTRAIEAAARHDMGVFIISPNDKGGQLYRPPAKLRELCRPLDPMVFNDLFCLANPHVHTLSCGAARPSDFDTHIAGLEYYDQAEEVTRPIVERIHAEVAKTIGPDWLETWHQGIPEWQHLPGRINVRDILRLWTWAKAIDLTAFGTWRYNMMSAEDNWIPGNRVTDFDDREMVEALRESPHAGKIPGLLREAREMFSGDKVKRLSENES